In Plasmodium coatneyi strain Hackeri chromosome 5, complete sequence, a genomic segment contains:
- a CDS encoding Protein kinase domain containing protein, with translation MKKQSDEDAGRKGRSRDRRRDLFLDIFRGGPGTHFCSGKKNVFLETNTLEVDIKKEFLKNVDSSSSFLYEEVIDNLRDEDVREVFNGIQEFTSRERDNEELFLRYLHEGGKVTLRGRTKRHTKGRAKGSRKKEHSSLATSPDQAGTSTPPCCKCNCAGRGGTKCDVLEEGEEAPLGGPPNVDPHNILAKIIHANKEGQKNVKKISKRLNDVWDIYMTRGFRSWQMGQHEDVMTEILQQIVQKGREEIDFLEGSGRVPMGKITTMLRKKGISNKRGDRTGGTRGDQTNAGDESEGRGTPRGDETNADQANRRESTKCSIPMDTSLTNSVPLRNPRTSDTAHTPTSSLASYILNPQDLTETNSADKAHHVNNISDGVYSMCSTKRVSGLYSSDTKEGTVTKLSRDSIIRIRKEIYNKAKLRSAKVETKKCGQGGQGEKGIHEILVNSLKGEIKMKIKNFVKVHQVGQGAYGDVWMAEDITNNKRVALKKLKINGSKEGLAKTYIREISILNSLKHKNIVELMGVVYTKVPPIEDLPQSPCVSITSERLQQLQKLKRTQRRSSSRRSCTRSLSPSSSGLSSSSSTSSSSGSSLSSFLKKGEANASIWMVFEYVPFDLSGYSELLRDERGQKERYKNGSLFTIGEVKNIFLQLLRALNYCHKNNIIHRDVKIANLLMDKNGVLKLADFGLARFHADLPPSNMTNRVITLWYRPPELLLGSNYYTASVDMWSCGCILAELLTSNPLFSADNETDILRIILNKIGPPSNKEIKFLKHLPNWNNPILNPVHPNSLNKINQNKKSEVENAIRSIPGVGDVGLDLIKNLLKWNPFERYSALQALQHPWFSSNPLPEKIGERNNIKAAHSFMTKNFKKRDTSKLNFRKIQENFRFVNVGTYRRAVFYSRYGKVLMQSAAASAPTSAEEEKQENQDNQEKQENEEKEGNEENQENQAPPNGRNAEKVQTVMKTNEQTEHHANGKERHRREGTPPHRHNHDELTRSSRTELSGRAPPGDASKKSDHRHADVEREKQPLKDRERVADAKEKKGNNYKMKEQHMEEDLGRYDKYGTKRDGSFRGDIRWRREESSERSRHSSIREGGYHTHRYRGRVDRIRDDSTSRVERSIHDRSREREWYKREHAERDREVGRERDRKRDREREKEREWERDKRRDTGRERDREREREREREREWEREHDRDRDRDRERDREREREREKERERERERYRERDREKERERARERDREEERERNRERERERKKERERERDRKRYRDEERDRERDRHREREPHKRRSRDHPSRSEEHQLKEQKKHKLDAEDAKRERKRKL, from the exons ATGAAAAAACAGAGCGATGAGGACGCAGGTcggaagggaagaagccGAGACCGAAGGAGGGATTTGTTCCTTGACATTTTCAGGGGAGGACCAGGAACGCACTTCTGTTCCGGCAAAAAGAATGTCTTCCTAGAAACGAATACCCTAGAGGtagacataaaaaaggagttccTAAAAAATGTGGATAGCTCATCCTCCTTTCT TTACGAGGAGGTCATAGACAATTTAAGGGATGAAGACGTGAGGGAAGTGTTTAACGGGATACAGGAATTTACGTCAAGGGAAAGGGACAATGAAGAATTGTTCCTGCGGTATTTGCACGAGGGTGGGAAGGTTACCCTGAGGGGACGCACAAAGAGACACACAAAGGGACGCGCAAAGGGGagtaggaagaaggaacactCTTCCTTGGCGACTTCACCTGACCAGGCGGGAACGTCTACCCCTCCCTGCTGCAAGTGTAACTGCGCAGGAAGAGGTGGAACGAAATGTGATGTCCTAGAGGAAGGTGAAGAAGCACCATTGGGAGGACCACCTAATGTGGACCCACATAATATACTCGCCAAAATAATTCATGCAAATAaggagggacaaaaaaatgttaaaaaaattagtaaaaGGTTAAACGATGTGtgggatatatatatgacgaGAGGATTTCGAAGTTGGCAAATGGGTCAACATGAAGATGTAATGACAGAGATTTTGCAACAGATTGTACAAAAGGGGCGTGAGGAAATAGATTTTTTGGAAGGCTCCGGGAGGGTTCCCATGGGGAAAATTACCACCATGttgaggaagaaggggataaGCAACAAGCGTGGGGACAGAACTGGTGGCACACGAGGGGATCAAACTAATGCTGGTGACGAAtcggaaggaagggggaccCCACGTGGGGATGAAACGAATGCTGACCAGGCCAACCGAAGGGAAAGTACCAAGTGTTCCATTCCTATGGATACGAGCTTGACCAACTCCGTACCGCTTAGGAACCCCCGCACTTCGGATACCGCTCACACGCCTACCTCCTCCCTGGCGTCGTATATCCTGAACCCGCAGGATCTGACAGAGACGAACAGCGCCGATAAGGCCCACCACGTCAACAACATAAGTGACGGTGTGTATAGTATGTGTAGCACGAAGAGGGTAAGCGGCCTGTACAGCTCGGACACGAAGGAGGGTACCGTTACGAAGCTCTCCCGGGACAGCATTATTCGAATCAGGAAAGAAATTTATAATAAGGCAAAGCTAAGGAGTGCCAAAGTCGAAACGAAGAAATGTGGACAAGGTGGGCAAGGTGAAAAAGGCATTCACGAAATATTAGTCAACTCACTTAAAGGAgagataaaaatgaaaataaaaaattttgtgaaaGTACACCAAGTAGGACAGGGAGCTTACGGAGATGTGTGGATGGCGGAAGACAttacaaataataaaagagtggctttgaaaaaattaaaaataaatggaagcAAAGAAGGACTAGCCAAAACGTACATAAGAGAAATCTCCATTTTGAATTCCttaaagcataaaaatattgtagAATTGATGGGGgtggtttatactaaagtACCCCCCATTGAGGACTTGCCGCAGTCACCCTGTGTATCGATCACGTCAGAGCGGTTACAACAGCTGCAGAAATTGAAGCGAACGCAGCGGCGGTCCTCGTCCCGCAGGTCTTGCACGAGGTCACTTTCCCCGTCGTCCAGCGGATTGTCATCATCGTCCAGCACGTCGTCCTCCTCTGGTTCGTCATTGTCATCATTCCTTAAGAAGGGTGAAGCAAACGCCTCCATCTGGATGGTGTTCGAATACGTGCCGTTCGACCTATCAGGGTATAGCGAACTTCTGAGGGACGAGCGGGGCCAGAAGGAAAGATACAAAAACGGAAGTCTCTTCACCATAGGAGAGGTGAAGAACATTTTCCTGCAGTTACTCAGGGCATTAAATTATTGtcacaaaaataatataatccATCGGGATGTCAAAATAGCTAATTTGCTAATGGATAAAAATGGAGTCTTAAAATTAGCCGATTTTGGGCTAGCCAGATTCCACGCAGATCTACCCCCCTCAAATATGACCAACAGAGTAATTACCCTTTGGTACAGACCACCAGAATTGTTACTTGGATCGAATTACTACACGGCATCTGTCGATATGTGGAGCTGTGGATGCATATTAGCGGAACTGCTCACCAGTAACCCCCTCTTCTCAGCAGACAACGAAACGGATATTCTTAGAATTATTCTAAATAAAATAGGACCCCCCTCCAAcaaggaaataaaattccTAAAACATCTACCCAACTGGAATAACCCAATCTTAAACCCCGTCCACCCAAATAGcttaaacaaaataaatcaGAATAAAAAGAGCGAAGTAGAAAATGCCATTAGAAGCATACCAGGAGTAGGAGACGTAGGACTAGACCTCATAAAGAATCTCTTAAAATGGAATCCCTTTGAAAGATATTCTGCCCTCCAGGCATTGCAACACCCCTGGTTTAGCAGCAACCCTTTACCAGAAAAAATAGGCGAACGAAATAACATAAAAGCTGCCCATAGTTTTAtgacaaaaaattttaaaaaaagagatacATCTAAATTGAACTTTAGAAAAATTCAAGAAAATTTTAGATTCGTTAATGTAGGGACTTATAGGAGGGCTGTTTTTTACAGTCGATATGGCAAGGTCCTCATGCAGTCAGCTGCTGCGTCGGCTCCTACGTCAGCTG aggaggagaagcaggAAAATCAGGACAACCAAGAGAAGCAagagaatgaagaaaaagaggggaatGAAGAGAACCAGGAAAACCAAGCACCGCCCAACGGAAGAAACGCAGAAAAGGTGCAAACTGTGATGAAGACAAACGAACAGACAGAGCATCATGCcaatggaaaggaaagacaCAGACGGGAGGGAACGCCCCCCCACAGACATAACCATGATGAGCTAACACGTTCAAGTAGGACTGAGCTAAGTGGACGGGCTCCTCCAGGTGACGCTTCTAAAAAATCTGATCATCGCCACGCAGATGTAGAGAGAGAAAAACAGCCCTTAAAGGATCGCGAAAGGGTAGCAGAtgcgaaggagaaaaaagggaacaattataaaatgaaggaacagcaCATGGAAGAGGATCTTGGACGATATGATAAATATGGAACGAAGCGGGATGGTAGCTTCCGTGGAGATATCCGGTGGAGACGCGAGGAGAGCTCTGAAAGGAGCAGGCACTCGTCCATCCGGGAGGGTGGGTACCATACTCACAGATACCGTGGAAGGGTGGACAGAATCAGGGATGACAGCACAAGTAGAGTGGAGAGGAGCATACACGATAGAAGTAGGGAAAGGGAGTGGTACAAGAGAGAGCACGCCGAAAGGGACAGAGAAGTGGGTAGAGAGAGGGACAGGAAAAGAGACAGGGAacgagaaaaggaaagagagtgGGAGAGGGACAAGCGCAGGGACacgggaagggaaagggatcgagaaagggaaagagaacGAGAGAGGGAACGAGAGTGGGAAAGGGAACACGATCGAGATAGAGACAGGGATAGGGAACGGGATcgagaaagggaaagagagcgagaaaaggaaagagaacgAGAGAGGGAGCGATATAGAGAAAGGGACAGGGAAAAGGAGCGGGAGAGAGCTAGAGAGAGAgacagggaagaagaaagagaacgGAACcgagaaagagaaagagaaagaaaaaaagaacgagaAAGGGAACGAGACCGAAAAAGATATCGAGACGAAGAAAGGGATCGAGAACGAGACCGACATAGAGAAAGGGAGCCGCATAAACGGAGAAGCAGAGACCACCCAAGCAGAAGCGAAGAGCACCAActgaaggaacagaaaaaacacaagCTGGATGCAGAGGATGCCAAGCgggaacgaaaaagaaagttaTAA
- a CDS encoding Nuclear cap-binding protein: protein MSHLYEEVYKKRKYYDRALCSDYEDWLNKIQFSKTVYIGNLSIYTTEQQIYEHMRQAGNVENIIMGLHRTEKSPCGFCFVVYRSKEGYTQAVNFLNNSILDGRIIRVDEDLGIIGRRKYGRGKSGVQKRDERIKYYDEDRPQVLDHLADNNFISKKRKLNNVDVNAPPYYERNVKQRTTLYNNFEQPGGFRVNRFVQLKPTVTLYPNVQHMMEYNRNKNTSGLYNFHSKRGGKRRT, encoded by the exons aTGTCACACTTGTACGAAGAGGTCTACAAGAAGAGGAAGTATTACGATAGGGCCCTTTGCAGCGACTATGAGGACTGGCTGAACAAAATTCAATTTTCCAAAACGGTGTACATTGGAAATTTGTCCATTTATACAACGGAGCAGCAGATTTATGAG CACATGCGCCAGGCAGGAAACGTGGAAAACATAATCATGGGGCTGCACCGTACGGAGAAGTCGCCCTGCGGGTTCTGCTTCGTCGTCTACAGAAGCAAAGAGGGATACACGCAGGCAGTGAACTTTCTAAACAACTCCATCCTCGACGGAAGAATCATACGGGTGGATGAGGATTTGGGAATTAtcggaaggagaaaatacgGACGTGGAAAATCAGGAGTTCAAAAAAGAGACGAGAGAATTAAATACTATGACGAGGATCGACCCCAAGTCCTAGACCATTTAGCGGataacaattttatttcaaaaaaaagaaaacttaACAATGTGGATGTGAATGCTCCTCCTTATTATGAGAGGAATGTGAAGCAGAGGACCACCCTGTATAACAATTTTGAGCAGCCGGGCGGGTTCAGGGTGAACAGATTCGTCCAGCTCAAGCCCACCGTTACTCTCTACCCCAATGTGCAGCACATGATGGAATAcaacagaaataaaaatactaGTGGCTTGTATAACTTTCATTCGAAGAGGGGCGGGAAGAGGCGAACGTGA
- a CDS encoding Adenylate kinase 1 has translation MNVKGPIKIVLFGAPGVGKGTFAEILSKKEKLKHINMGNILREEIKKKTTIGKEIDKVVKSGNLVADDLIIGIVKDEIAKVTLQKESYFKGFILDGFPRNLFQCKELAKITSIDLFINIHMPRHILIKKIMGRRICNECNRNFNVVHIQEDSYEMLPILPPQDCEICKGNPTLQTRSDDSEEIVAHRLKTYELTNSPLINFFKNSNCNFVDFEIKRGLQDFDSFYRMVGQHL, from the coding sequence ATGAATGTAAAGGGCCCAATCAAAATTGTACTGTTCGGCGCGCCCGGGGTGGGGAAGGGCACCTTCGCGGAAATCCTGTCCAAGAAAGAAAAGCTAAAGCACATAAACATGGGGAACATACTtagagaagaaataaaaaaaaaaactaccatAGGGAAAGAAATAGATAAAGTAGTAAAAAGTGGAAACCTAGTGGCGGATGACCTGATCATAGGAATAGTGAAGGACGAAATAGCCAAGGTAACATTACAGAAGGAGAGCTACTTTAAGGGGTTCATTTTGGATGGCTTCCCACGTAACTTATTTCAGTGTAaagagctagccaaaattaCAAGCATTGATCTGttcataaatatacacatgccTAGGCATATcctcattaaaaaaattatggggAGGAGAATTTGCAATGAATGCAACAGAAATTTTAACGTTGTTCATATTCAAGAGGACTCCTATGAAATGCTTCCTATTTTGCCGCCCCAGGATTGTGAGATTTGTAAGGGTAACCCTACGCTACAGACGAGGAGTGACGACAGTGAGGAAATTGTTGCCCACCGGTTGAAGACGTACGAGTTAACCAACTCCCCtctcattaatttttttaaaaattcgaaTTGTAACTTCGTCGACTTTGAGATAAAGCGGGGGCTGCAGGACTTCGACAGTTTTTACCGCATGGTTGGGCAGCACCTTTAG
- a CDS encoding RING finger protein, translating into MAGPYPRRNGNSSQSNNLIATLSEMQIDADYIQQLRWNIKTKVDILMSKLFPITRKKEEKRFIVIIEKNKNYDNFRCPICMLILYKPVKTKCGHMFCKECIEHVLKKFDYCPMCRENIKEFKLEPVQNSLLGKEYTDIKIRCWKCREITDIEHYEAHLESHVDDGDEGGYGCWRGSGVPTCLVTDTTLGRVSCIGKAPQADPTETLIRALSPFFNKRINVANRDEFVKAVRENQLNTDIHSVHLLFGKRVEKETPNGREAKLGISHGSQSGNPNLCPSTNPPEQHGEMINMDDITWDAFILVQIKWEKKKQIYKSDAGDDDKVYSSMLPSSTGDLKGGENMDDSLSYKKDQPTDHSRRNILYTLDNFEAYQKRKLKKNKTNKYFYVLLEYNAKGLFFTPMKNIPVFKDMNMERSVIYRGGDKRWDKHNMREGKREDTSSQDEQLIDILVKMNEKIKSRTYHKYLYNAVHLFHEFLNWYSSIEQSDTKIAVKRTHFRKNQLEDLELMLLLFYLKYECTMPENVDYGAMYSCATFLNKVMSSAKETNQAVFVTDVYTYRSDAITRGKHRPGGGQTNKSNSLAALSSVSLRKADVNIHFVLRVRRGKPTACEDQQAGVGAGAAHHQVKEQPSRNLQNYDDVTDLCYLLLCFSDMGFQWDVNESLDFSKTKKSIPYKEINVLFSMDKLILCLFNVRRKKYSPLFWNSAHLLQYLLHFCAD; encoded by the coding sequence ATGGCAGGGCCCTACCCCAGGCGCAATGGCAACAGCAGCCAAAGCAACAACCTAATCGCCACATTAAGTGAAATGCAAATTGACGCAGATTACATTCAGCAACTCAGATGGAACATAAAGACCAAGGTGGATATTTTAATGAGCAAATTATTCCCCAtaacgagaaaaaaagaagaaaaaagatttATAGTAAtaatcgaaaaaaataaaaattatgataATTTCCGATGCCCAATATGCATGCTGATACTGTACAAGCCAGTGAAGACAAAATGTGGCCACATGTTTTGCAAGGAATGCATAGAGcacgttttaaaaaagttcgACTACTGCCCCATGTGCagggaaaatataaaggagTTTAAATTGGAACCTGTGCAAAATAGCCTCCTGGGCAAGGAGTACACGGATATAAAAATCAGATGCTGGAAGTGCAGGGAAATTACTGATATAGAGCATTATGAGGCCCATCTGGAAAGTCACGTGGATGACGGAGATGAGGGGGGATATGGCTGCTGGAGGGGGAGTGGCGTCCCTACATGCCTCGTCACCGACACGACCCTGGGAAGGGTGTCATGTATAGGGAAAGCCCCACAAGCTGATCCAACAGAAACGCTCATTAGAGCTCTAAGCCCATTCTTCAATAAACGAATAAACGTAGCAAATAGAGACGAATTTGTTAAAGCCGTGAGGGAGAACCAACTAAACACGGACATACACAGTGTGCACCTCTTGTTTGGGAAAAGGGTCGAAAAGGAAACCCCAAATGGGAGGGAAGCCAAGCTGGGCATTTCACATGGAAGCCAAAGTGGGAACCCTAACTTGTGTCCAAGTACGAACCCACCTGAACAACACGGCGAAATGATCAACATGGATGACATAACTTGGGACGCGTTCATCCTTGTGCAAATaaaatgggagaaaaaaaagcaaatatataaatcTGACGCGGGAGACGACGACAAAGTATACAGTTCTATGTTACCCTCTTCAACTGGTGACctgaaagggggggagaacaTGGATGACTCCCTCTCCTACAAGAAGGATCAACCTACTGACCATAGCAGGAGGAATATCCTATACACATTAGACAATTTTGAAGCTTACCAAAAgaggaaattgaaaaaaaataaaacgaacaAGTACTTTTATGTTCTCCTCGAGTACAACGCAAAGGGGTTGTTTTTCACCCCCATGAAAAACATTCCCGTGTTTAAAGACATGAACATGGAGAGGAGTGTCATTTATAGGGGTGGAGACAAGCGGTGGGATAAGCATAATATGAGGGAGGGTAAAAGGGAAGACACCTCCAGCCAGGACGAACAGTTAATTGACATCCTAGTGAagatgaatgaaaaaataaaatccaGAACCTACCACAAGTACCTTTACAATGCcgttcatttatttcatgAGTTTTTAAATTGGTACAGCAGCATAGAGCAGAGCGACACAAAAATTGCTGTAAAAAGAACCCATTTTAGAAAGAACCAACTGGAAGATCTAGAACTCATGCTTCTGCTCTTTTACTTGAAATACGAATGTACAATGCCGGAAAATGTGGACTACGGTGCGATGTACTCCtgtgcaacttttttaaacaaaGTGATGAGCTCCGCAAAAGAAACAAACCAAGCTGTGTTCGTGACggatgtatacacatatagaagTGATGCAATAACTCGGGGGAAGCACCGTCCCGGGGGGGGACAAACAAATAAGTCGAATTCGCTTGCTGCCCTTTCCAGCGTCTCTTTAAGAAAGGCAGACGTGAACATTCACTTTGTGCTCCGCGTGAGACGGGGGAAGCCAACTGCATGTGAAGACCAACAGGCAGGTGTAGGGGCAGGCGCAGCCCACCATCAAGTGAAGGAACAACCCAGCAGAAATTTGCAGAATTATGATGACGTCACGGATTTATGTTACCTCCTGCTCTGCTTCTCTGACATGGGGTTCCAGTGGGACGTAAATGAATCCCTAGACTTttcaaaaacgaaaaaaagtattcctTACAAGGAGATAAACGTTCTTTTTAGTATGGACAAATTGATACTTTGCCTTTTCAACGtgcgaaggaagaaatacagCCCCTTATTTTGGAACTCCGCCCACCTGTTGCAGTACCTTTTGCACTTCTGCGCCGACTGA
- a CDS encoding Ribosomal protein L15, translating into MGAYKYIQEIWKKKQSDAMHFLLRVRTWEYRQLPVVHRVSRPSRPDKARRLGYKALQGFVIYRVRVRRGDRKKRVRKGVVHGKPKHQGVHKQKSTRNLKSVAEGKVGKSICGNLRVLNSYWVGQDAVYKYYEVILVDPMHNAVRNNPKINWICNAVHKHRELRGLTSAGKKYRGLRVKGHLSAKSRPSIRANWKRRQLIKLRKCR; encoded by the exons ATGGGAGCGTACAAGTATATTCAAGaaatatggaagaagaagcagtcGGATGCGATGCATTTCTTGCTCCGAGTTAGAACTTGGGAGTACAG GCAACTACCAGTAGTGCACCGAGTGTCGAGACCGAGCAGGCCCGACAAAGCCAGACGACTAGGCTATAAGGCCCTGCAAGGATTCGTCATCTACAGAGTGCGTGTCAGAAGAGGAGatagaaaaaagagagtgAGAAAAGGTGTTGTGCACGGAAAGCCAAAACATCAAGGTGTACATAAACAAAAGTCCACAAGAAACTTAAAAAGTGttgcagaaggaaaagtaggAAAAAGTATCTGTGGGAACCTAAGGGTTCTAAATAGCTACTGGGTAGGACAGGATGctgtgtacaaatattacGAGGTTATTTTGGTCGATCCTATGCATAATGCTGTGCGAAATAATCCAAAGATTAATTGGATTTGTAACGCTGTACATAAGCATAGAGAACTGAGAGGACTGACGTCGGCCGGTAAGAAATACAGAGGACTCCGTGTTAAGGGACACTTATCCGCCAAGAGCAGACCATCCATCAGGGCTAACTGGAAGAGAAGGCAATTAATTAAGTTGCGAAAATGTAGATGA